A stretch of the Apteryx mantelli isolate bAptMan1 chromosome 3, bAptMan1.hap1, whole genome shotgun sequence genome encodes the following:
- the LOC106481986 gene encoding interleukin-17F-like yields MSPTICASLFRSLLLMLLALLSASSPAYGKAVRPGLKPESLFKQGDAGCSTPRDSRFPQTVKVNINISNVNQDTKMSRDVSSRSLAPWDYRIDEDPNRFPQVIADAQCRHSSCVDLAGQLDYSVNSVPIHQEILVLRREQRGCQHSYRLEKKMITVGCTCVNPIIRHQA; encoded by the exons ATGTCTCCGACCATTTGTGCATCTCTG TTCAGATCTCTGTTACTCatgctgctggccctgctctcAGCCAGCAGTCCTGCCTACGGGAAGGCAGTACGGCCTGGGCTCAAGCCGGAGAGCCTCTTCAAGCAAGGAGATGCTGGTTGCTCGACCCCAAGAGATTCCCGATTCCCTCAAACCGTGAAAGTCAACATAAACATCAGCAACGTAAACCAGGACACCAAAATGAGTCGTGATGTCAGCAGCCGGTCACTGGCTCCATGGGATTACAG AATCGATGAGGACCCCAACCGCTTCCCCCAGGTGATTGCTGATGCCCAGTGCCGCCACTCCAGCTGCGTGGACTTGGCCGGTCAGCTTGACTACAGCGTCAACTCTGTCCCCATCCATCAGGAGATCCTCGTTCTCCGGCGGGAGCAGAGGGGCTGCCAACACTCATACCGGCTGGAGAAGAAAATGATCACTGTGGGCTGCACATGTGTCAACCCAATCATCCGACACCAAGCTTAA